One stretch of Phaeodactylum tricornutum CCAP 1055/1 chromosome 9, whole genome shotgun sequence DNA includes these proteins:
- a CDS encoding predicted protein gives MRFLFTIAFLSSVTTTRGFTVGTTRASVVKAPGLAMLPSNKNANHARHKSLRPPKTSSFYPFDESSTTSTKRPTTSGVSLQAKPGPNAEAEDGSAGVRQLLGLKGASAESNIWKIRLQLTKPVTWIPLVWGVMCGAAASGNYHWIWNPLDPNDRNVMLGLEDALKGFVAMILAGPFLTGYTQTINDWYDREIDAINEPYRPIPSGAISEGEVIAQIWILLLGGLGIAYGLDVWAGHETPTVLLLSIFGSFISYIYSAPPLKLKQNGWAGNYALGASYISLPWWCGQAVFGTLDKPVYFILPILYSIAGLGIAIVNDFKSIEGDRALGLQSLPVAFGIDKAKWICAGSVTLTQLGVAAYLQTLGESLYAGILIALILPQMYFQATLLLPDPVENDVKYQASAQPFLVFGILATALCIGHHDFSV, from the exons ATGAGATTTCTATTCACCATTGCCTTTCTGTCCAGTGTGACGACGACACGGGGATTCACCGTTGGGACGACTCGTGCCAGCGTCGTGAAAGCCCCGGGTCTAGCCATGCTCCCCAGTAACAAGAACGCAAACCATGCGCGCCATAAGAgtcttcgtccaccaaaGACGTCGTCCTTTTATCCCTTTGACGAATCTTCCACAACTAGTACGAAACGTCCGACAACCTCCGGAGTGTCGTTACAAGCCAAGCCTGGCCCGAACGCCGAAGCGGAAGATGGCAGTGCCGGTGTCCGTCAGTTGCTCGGACTCAAGGGAGCTTCCGCCGAATCGAACATTTGGAAAATTCGCTTGCAGCTCACCAAGCCCGTGACGTGGATTCCCCTTGTCTGGGGGGTCATGTGCGGAGCTGCCGCCTCGGGTAATTATCACTGGATATGGAACCCCTTGGATCCGAACGATCGGAATGTTATGCTGGGATTGGAAGACGCACTCAAGGGCTTTGTTGCCATGATTTTGGCCGGTCCCTTCTTGACGGGATACACACAAACAATTAATGATTGGTACGATCGCGAAATTGACGCCATCAACGAACCGTATCGACCTATCCCTTCGGGAGCCATTTCGGAAGGCGAAGTCATTGCGCAGATCTGGATCTTGCTGTTGGGGGGACTCGGGATTGCCTACGGTTTGGATGTCTGGGCTGGTCACGAAACGCCGACGGTTCTCCTCTTGAGTATCTTTGGTTCCTTCATTTCCTATATTTATTCGGCACCGCCGCTCAAACTCAAGCAGAACGGTTGGGCAGGGAACTACGCACTCGGTGCCTCCTACATTTCACTACCCTGGTGGTGTGGACAAGCCGTCTTTGGTACACTGGACAAGCCCGTCTATTTCATACT CCCAATCTTGTACTCAATTGCAGGACTCGgaattgccattgtcaacGACTTCAAATCAATCGAAGGCGACCGCGCCCTTGGTCTACAAAGTTTGCCGGTCGCCTTTGGCATTGACAAGGCCAAATGGATTTGTGCCGGTTCCGTAACGCTGACACAACTCGGAGTGGCCGCGTACCTGCAAACTTTGGGCGAGTCGTTGTACGCGGGTATTTTAATCGCTCTTATTCTGCCGCAAATGTATTTTCAAGCGACGCTCTTGCTGCCTGATCCCGTGGAAAATGATGTCAAATACCAGGCTTCCGCCCAGCCCTTCTTGGTCTTTGGTATTCTAGCCACGGCTCTCTGCATCGGCCATCACGATTTCTCCGTGTAA
- a CDS encoding predicted protein, which produces MRLITGDECGLIKETIPELARAKQRSATKPVQVQNSPRAVAVVKNVGTAVVNVGLTIPTRTKGVVDLTWLETDQDKSFASLCIDGSVQVWQRSVSEEQTYGRYRQVAAHANIFASQQTQTTHRSIHPSTSPIGMSAFPASNANLLCAADAQGNVTIVNHTAETPIVRQFSPLATSAPSNGSKDPLITAMAVDAKRARVAMGGRERETVLYDLETTQAVWKAKNLPPDPQTLLQALVWPTSILFLNAYDSSSLGQNVLAVGTAHRQVRIYDIRDDSVQRRPFSVTPAKGFVEHRVTALCQMDPYSIVVGDSSGDLHTIDVRKLEHKYNASTQLSDGRYPGPAGSIRSLAKHESLPFMAVVGLDRMLRIYDTNSRKQVNCMYLKQRVNCVLMGRDGTWGVDGEDYNNSDVEQDDIVRDYVDSDHENGDDQSFAEEESIDQANHTDDSENDAKDDSASGSSDSGDHQDDDSDDNKSQNEEPTINPRKRVKR; this is translated from the coding sequence ATGCGATTAATAACGGGAGACGAATGTGGCCTCATCAAGGAAACTATTCCCGAATTGGCTCGTGCCAAGCAACGCTCGGCGACCAAACCTGTTCAAGTGCAGAACAGCCCACGTGCCGTCGCTGTCGTGAAAAACGTTGGCACCGCCGTAGTGAATGTAGGGTTGACGATTCCGACTCGAACAAAAGGAGTAGTGGATCTGACCTGGTTGGAAACGGACCAGGATAAATCCTTTGCCTCACTGTGTATCGATGGATCCGTCCAAGTATGGCAACGATCCGTTTCGGAAGAACAAACGTACGGTCGATACCGACAAGTTGCGGCCCACGCCAACATTTTTGCGTCACAGCAGACACAAACCACGCACAGGAGTATTCACCCCTCTACGTCTCCGATTGGGATGTCGGCCTTTCCCGCATCCAACGCCAACCTCCTATGTGCCGCTGACGCCCAGGGTAACGTGACGATTGTGAATCATACGGCGGAAACACCGATTGTCCGACAGTTCTCCCCACTCGCCACTTCCGCACCATCCAACGGCAGCAAAGATCCATTAATCACCGCCATGGCCGTCGATGCCAAACGTGCGCGTGTCGCTATGGGCGGTCGCGAGCGAGAAACTGTCCTGTACGACCTGGAAACCACTCAGGCCGTCTGGAAGGCCAAGAATCTACCACCGGATCCGCAAACACTCTTGCAGGCACTGGTGTGGCCCACGTCTATTCTGTTTCTCAATGCCTATGATTCGTCCTCGTTGGGACAAAACGTCCTAGCAGTCGGTACGGCCCATCGTCAAGTCCGGATATACGACATCCGGGATGATTCTGTCCAACGCCGCCCATTCTCCGTAACGCCAGCCAAGGGCTTTGTGGAGCACCGCGTCACGGCCTTGTGTCAAATGGATCCTTACAGTATTGTTGTCGGTGACAGTTCGGGCGATTTGCACACTATAGATGTGCGCAAGCTGGAGCATAAGTACAACGCCAGCACCCAATTATCTGACGGCCGCTACCCGGGCCCGGCTGGATCCATCCGATCCTTGGCCAAGCACGAATCGTTGCCATTCATGGCGGTGGTTGGGTTGGATCGGATGCTGCGAATCTACGATACCAATAGCCGGAAACAGGTCAACTGTATGTATCTAAAACAGCGAGTCAATTGTGTACTCATGGGACGAGACGGAACCTGGGGAGTTGACGGAGAAGATTATAACAATTCTGATGTGGAACAGGATGATATTGTGCGAGACTACGTCGACTCGGACCACGAGAATGGGGATGATCAGTCCTTTGCGGAGGAAGAGAGCATCGATCAAGCCAATCACACTGATGATAGCGAAAACGATGCCAAGGATGATTCTGCGTCTGGGTCCTCCGATAGTGGCGACCAtcaagacgacgacagtgatGACAACAAAAGCCAAAATGAAGAACCAACAATCAATCCTCGGAAACGAGTCAAACGATAA